The following DNA comes from Flexistipes sp..
CCCGTATATCCCGATATTTACTCCCCTGAACTCGGTTGAACTGAAAAGAAATTTCTGACCGCCCTCCTCTAAAAAATGATATTTATCTTCATCCAGCCGGAAAAGTTTTCCGAAAAATTCCTTGTAATTTTCTGAATAAAGGGTTTCTCCGCCATCGAAAATAACCACATCAGCATAAGCGGGACTCGAATCTGAAATCAGCGATTGAATGGAAACATATGATGAATAAATACGTCCATCTTTTCTAAGGTAATAATAAATATTGCCGGAAGATAAGTTTTTGCTGAATTTCAGCACCAGTTCATTCGAAAGACCGATTTCCGGTTTGGGATAATTTTGTTTACCGGTATTGTCGTAAATCACGCCTTCATCATTGTAAACGATGAGGGGGTATTTTGTATCACTGTCTGCCTTCGTCAGAATCAGATTATCAAAAAATGCATAAATATTATTGGTATAACTGTCTATATTTTCTGCGATTTGCTCCAGCTGTTTTTTCTGAAGATTGTGAATAAAATCCAAAAGTTTTTCATTGCTTTTATTATCAACAAAAATTCCCACTGTCAGAAGAAATGAGACAAATATAAAAAGGAAAAGAATCGCTTCAAAAGGTTTGATATTTTTAAAAAGATTATTATGCATCATGATAATGAATGAAAACCGTTTCTCCTGAAGTAATCATAAGTTACTATAGCAACGCTGTTGGCAATATTAAGACTTCTGATTTTACCACTCATGGGTATTCGGTACATAAGATGGTTATACTTTTCGTGAAAACGGGAAGGAAGTCCGCCTGTTTCATTACCAAAAATCAATAATGCTTCTCCGGAATCAGATATCGGAATATCAGTGTAAAGCTTCTGACCGAATTTAGATATAAAAGCTGTGTTTTCCGTTTTGTTTATCAATGTTTCCAGCTCATTGATATCATCGATACATTTAAGCTTTACATGCTCCCAATAGTCAAGACCTGCCCTCTTCAGATATCTGTCTTCCAGAGAAAACCCCCTTTTGCCTGCCAATATCAGCTCCACTCCAAGCCCTGCGCTTAATCGTGCGATATTTCCCGTATTTTGTGGTATTTCCGGATTTACCAATACTATTTTCATCCTCAGATCCCCGCCTTTAAAACAGTTCTGTCCAAAATATCAGCAACAATATAAAAAAAGGTCATACATAAAATTATTGAAGCACCCGATGAGATGCTGAACCAATAGGAAAAAAACAGACCGGCGTAACCGGCAGCCAAACTGATAATAACGGAATAACTGATCATGGAGAGAAATGATCTTGAAAACTTAGCTGATATAGCCGGAGGGATGCTCAACAATGCAATTACCAGTATAAGCCCTGATACTCTTATCATAACAACAAGTGCGAGACCCAAAAGCAGCAAAATCAGAACATGAAAAAACTTCACCGGTATACCCTTTGCAGCCGCAAACTCTCTGTCAAAAGACATTATAGCAAGATTCCTGTAAAAAACTGTTACAATTATTATCACAACCAAAGTGCAGGAAAGCATTAGAAGGAGATCACTTTCGCTTACGCTGAGAATACTCCCGAAAAGATATCCCATAAGGTTACCTTTGTAGCCGGGTGTTAACTCGAGAAAAACTACCC
Coding sequences within:
- a CDS encoding tRNA (cytidine(34)-2'-O)-methyltransferase; this translates as MKIVLVNPEIPQNTGNIARLSAGLGVELILAGKRGFSLEDRYLKRAGLDYWEHVKLKCIDDINELETLINKTENTAFISKFGQKLYTDIPISDSGEALLIFGNETGGLPSRFHEKYNHLMYRIPMSGKIRSLNIANSVAIVTYDYFRRNGFHSLS
- a CDS encoding metal ABC transporter permease codes for the protein MIDLIQLDFIRNALFAVFLCGIMGGIIGSYVVVNRIVFLAGGVAHASFGGIGLAYLLGTAVLPTTFVFAVMVSVLIGLMTMNDSEKMDTVIGITWSAGMALGVVFLELTPGYKGNLMGYLFGSILSVSESDLLLMLSCTLVVIIIVTVFYRNLAIMSFDREFAAAKGIPVKFFHVLILLLLGLALVVMIRVSGLILVIALLSIPPAISAKFSRSFLSMISYSVIISLAAGYAGLFFSYWFSISSGASIILCMTFFYIVADILDRTVLKAGI